The following proteins are co-located in the Pseudomonas antarctica genome:
- a CDS encoding Dyp-type peroxidase encodes MSQYQPGILAAPVPLQARHLFFAVDSLEAVPAALDALVQLTDSAAVVGFGEPLVTALGTQVEGLRAFPAVSGPGAHNPSTQQALWVWLHGVDRGELLLRSRTFEKALAPAFRLVQMTEGFRYKTGFDLTDYEDGTENPHDDAAVEAAMTDSGASFAAIQQWQHDLDGFAALPAQERDHIIGRRHGDNEELDDAPESAHTKRTAQESFTPEAFVVRRSMPWAENGQAGLMFLAFGHSFEAFEAQLRRMSGLEDGIVDGLYRISTPLTGGYYWCPPLKDGHLDLSALAVTAQS; translated from the coding sequence ATGAGTCAGTACCAGCCGGGCATTCTTGCCGCACCGGTGCCATTGCAGGCACGCCATCTGTTTTTTGCCGTGGATTCCCTGGAGGCTGTGCCCGCTGCGTTGGACGCGCTGGTGCAGTTGACGGATTCGGCCGCAGTGGTTGGTTTCGGTGAGCCGCTGGTAACCGCTTTGGGCACTCAGGTTGAAGGGTTGCGCGCCTTTCCCGCCGTCAGCGGCCCGGGTGCGCATAACCCGTCCACTCAGCAGGCGCTGTGGGTGTGGCTGCATGGCGTGGATCGCGGTGAGCTGCTGTTGCGCAGCCGCACCTTTGAAAAAGCCCTGGCCCCGGCGTTTCGCCTGGTCCAGATGACCGAGGGCTTCCGCTACAAGACCGGTTTCGATTTGACCGATTACGAAGACGGCACCGAAAACCCCCACGACGATGCCGCCGTTGAAGCCGCCATGACCGACAGCGGTGCCAGCTTCGCCGCTATCCAGCAATGGCAGCACGACCTCGATGGCTTCGCCGCCTTGCCGGCCCAGGAGCGTGACCACATCATCGGCCGCCGCCATGGCGATAACGAAGAGCTGGACGACGCCCCCGAATCCGCCCACACCAAGCGCACCGCCCAGGAGAGCTTCACCCCGGAAGCCTTCGTGGTCCGCCGCTCGATGCCGTGGGCCGAGAACGGCCAGGCGGGGCTGATGTTCCTTGCGTTTGGCCATTCCTTTGAGGCGTTTGAAGCGCAATTGCGGCGCATGAGTGGGCTGGAGGATGGGATTGTGGATGGCTTGTATCGCATCAGTACGCCGTTGACCGGGGGCTACTACTGGTGCCCGCCGCTCAAGGACGGGCATCTGGACCTGAGTGCACTCGCCGTTACAGCGCAAAGCTAA
- a CDS encoding NADP-dependent glyceraldehyde-3-phosphate dehydrogenase, protein MTTSNLLAQLFPASTAEIPEQFRLGAPIEQRDYLVDGQLQVWNGPLAQVLSPVQLGDERVHIGSTPLLDADTALTALDAAVRAYDRGQGEWPTMRVAERIQHVEAFLRRMREQRDAVVKLLMWEIGKNLKDSQKEFDRTCDYITDTINALKELDRRSSRFELEQDTLGQIRRVPLGVALCMGPYNYPLNETFTTLIPALIMGNTVVFKPAKLGVLLIRPLLEAFRDSFPAGVINVIYGSGRETVSALMASGKIDIFAFIGTNKAASDLKKLHPKPHRLRAALGLDAKNPGIVLPEVDLDNAVNEAVTGSLSFNGQRCTALKILFVHEDVVDSFIEKFNAKLATLKPGMPWEDGVSLTPLPEVGKVDYLNALVADAAQHGAKVMNANGGASRGSFFYPAVLYPVNPQMRVYHEEQFGPVVPIVPYRDLETVIDYVLDSDFGQQLSIFGTNAVAVGRLVDTFANQVGRININAQCQRGPDTFPFNGRKNSAEGTLSVHDALRVFSIRTLVATKFQESNKALVSDILRNRDSSFLTTDYIF, encoded by the coding sequence ATGACCACCAGTAACCTGCTCGCCCAGCTGTTTCCCGCCTCCACCGCCGAGATTCCCGAGCAATTTCGCCTTGGGGCGCCCATTGAACAGCGTGATTACCTGGTCGACGGCCAGTTGCAGGTGTGGAACGGTCCGCTGGCCCAGGTGCTCAGCCCGGTGCAACTGGGCGATGAGCGGGTGCATATCGGCAGCACGCCGCTGCTGGATGCCGACACCGCCCTCACCGCCCTGGACGCCGCCGTGCGCGCCTATGACCGTGGCCAAGGTGAATGGCCGACGATGCGTGTGGCTGAACGTATCCAGCATGTGGAAGCGTTTTTGCGCCGCATGCGCGAACAGCGTGATGCGGTGGTCAAGCTGCTGATGTGGGAGATCGGCAAGAACCTCAAGGACTCGCAGAAAGAATTCGACCGCACCTGCGACTACATCACCGACACCATCAACGCCCTCAAGGAACTCGACCGCCGCTCCAGCCGTTTCGAACTGGAACAGGACACCCTCGGGCAAATCCGCCGCGTGCCGCTGGGCGTAGCGCTGTGCATGGGGCCTTATAACTACCCGCTGAACGAGACCTTTACCACGCTGATCCCGGCGTTGATCATGGGCAATACCGTGGTGTTCAAGCCGGCCAAGCTCGGCGTGCTGTTGATTCGCCCATTGCTGGAGGCGTTCCGCGACAGCTTCCCGGCCGGGGTGATCAATGTGATCTACGGCAGTGGTCGCGAAACCGTCAGCGCGCTGATGGCCAGCGGCAAGATCGATATCTTTGCGTTTATCGGCACCAACAAGGCCGCCAGCGATTTGAAAAAACTGCACCCCAAACCGCACCGCTTGCGCGCGGCATTGGGCCTGGATGCGAAAAACCCCGGCATCGTATTGCCAGAGGTCGACCTGGACAATGCGGTCAATGAGGCGGTCACCGGCTCTTTGTCGTTCAACGGCCAGCGCTGCACCGCGTTGAAAATCCTGTTTGTGCATGAAGATGTGGTCGATAGCTTCATTGAGAAATTCAACGCCAAGCTTGCGACGCTAAAGCCTGGCATGCCGTGGGAAGACGGCGTTTCACTGACCCCACTGCCGGAAGTGGGCAAGGTCGACTACCTCAACGCACTGGTGGCCGATGCGGCGCAGCACGGCGCCAAGGTGATGAATGCCAATGGCGGCGCCAGTCGCGGTTCGTTCTTCTACCCGGCAGTGCTGTACCCGGTGAACCCGCAGATGCGCGTGTACCACGAGGAACAATTCGGCCCGGTGGTGCCGATCGTGCCTTACCGTGACCTGGAGACGGTGATCGACTACGTACTGGACTCGGACTTCGGTCAGCAACTGAGTATTTTCGGCACCAACGCGGTAGCAGTCGGGCGGCTGGTGGACACCTTTGCCAACCAGGTCGGTCGTATCAATATCAACGCCCAGTGCCAGCGCGGGCCGGACACCTTCCCGTTCAATGGGCGCAAGAACTCGGCCGAA